The Streptococcus mitis genome has a segment encoding these proteins:
- a CDS encoding 8-oxo-dGTP diphosphatase: MTEKIKNWVNICVLKNQEILLLNRQHDNFPGWIPPGGKVEFPESFFEAALRELKEETGLTALNLELKGISGFTNSIGNERFVFYDFLCTQFTGELSTSDEGEPKWWNLKDIDKIPMQDDIRKRIPLYLRKGSFESINYWDNNKKCISENKTILFD, translated from the coding sequence ATGACTGAAAAAATCAAAAACTGGGTTAATATTTGCGTTTTGAAAAATCAAGAAATTTTATTACTTAATAGACAGCACGATAATTTTCCTGGCTGGATTCCACCGGGGGGAAAAGTTGAATTCCCTGAAAGTTTTTTTGAAGCTGCACTACGGGAGCTTAAGGAAGAAACTGGACTCACTGCATTAAATCTTGAATTAAAGGGAATTTCAGGCTTTACTAATTCAATTGGTAATGAGAGATTTGTCTTCTATGACTTTTTATGTACTCAGTTTACTGGTGAACTAAGCACATCTGATGAAGGTGAGCCAAAATGGTGGAATCTAAAAGATATTGATAAAATACCAATGCAAGATGATATAAGAAAAAGGATACCGCTTTATTTAAGAAAAGGAAGCTTTGAAAGTATTAACTACTGGGATAATAATAAGAAATGCATTAGTGAAAACAAAACAATTTTATTTGACTAA
- a CDS encoding helix-turn-helix domain-containing protein: MDGIGYVLRNLRLNKGLTQKYIYKNLCSRKQLSRIENNTSYPSVYLLYYICQRLEVTTDYVISLTLERGNHAK; this comes from the coding sequence ATGGATGGTATAGGTTATGTATTGAGGAATTTAAGACTTAATAAAGGATTAACTCAAAAATATATTTATAAGAATTTGTGTAGCCGGAAGCAATTATCTAGAATAGAGAATAATACTTCTTATCCCTCAGTATATCTTTTGTATTATATTTGTCAAAGATTAGAAGTTACTACAGACTATGTTATTAGTCTAACGTTAGAAAGAGGAAATCATGCTAAATGA